A genomic window from Xenorhabdus cabanillasii includes:
- the dppA gene encoding dipeptide ABC transporter periplasmic-binding protein DppA: protein MIISKKKKPGLLKLGIGLVSLAVAASVQAKTLVYCSEGSPEGFNPQLFTSGTTFDATARQIYNRLVDFKSGTTEIIPSLSERWEINDDGKIYTFYLRKGVKWQSSKGFKPTRDFNADDVIFTFMRQKDKNHPYYKVSGGSYEYFIGMDMGNIISKIEKVDDYTVRFVLSRPEAPFLANIAMDFASILSKEYADAMMKAGTPEKVDLNPVGTGPFQLVQYQKDSRILYKAFKDYWQGPAKIDRLVLSITPDASVRYAKLQKNECQVMPYPNPADIASMKQNKDIVLKEQAGLNVGYLSYNVSKKPMDNLKVRQALTMAVNKDAIIAAVYQGAGQKAKNLIPPTMWGYNKDIKDYSYDPVKAKELLKEAGFPNGFETDLWAMPVQRPYNPNARRMAEMIQADWAKIGVKAKIVSYEWGEYLKRAKDGEPQNVMMGWTGDNGDPDNFFGTLFSCAAKERGSNYSKWCDQQFEDIIQPARTTADVAKRTELYKQAQVVMHEQVPALIIAHSTVYEPIRKEVKGYEVDPLGRHLFYNVDLE from the coding sequence ATGATTATCTCCAAAAAGAAAAAGCCCGGTTTACTGAAATTGGGTATTGGTCTTGTTTCATTGGCTGTAGCAGCCAGTGTGCAGGCAAAAACACTGGTTTATTGCTCTGAGGGTTCACCTGAAGGCTTTAACCCGCAGTTATTCACTTCTGGTACAACTTTTGATGCAACTGCCAGACAAATTTATAACCGTCTGGTGGACTTCAAATCAGGTACAACAGAGATTATTCCAAGTCTGTCTGAACGGTGGGAAATCAATGACGATGGAAAAATCTACACATTCTATTTGCGCAAGGGCGTAAAATGGCAGAGCAGTAAAGGTTTCAAACCCACGCGTGATTTCAATGCCGATGACGTTATCTTTACCTTTATGCGCCAAAAGGATAAAAATCACCCGTACTATAAAGTATCCGGTGGCAGCTACGAATACTTTATCGGCATGGATATGGGGAATATCATCAGCAAAATAGAGAAAGTGGATGACTATACTGTCCGCTTTGTGTTGTCCCGTCCTGAAGCCCCTTTCCTGGCTAATATAGCCATGGATTTTGCTTCGATTCTTTCCAAAGAATATGCTGATGCCATGATGAAGGCTGGTACGCCGGAAAAAGTGGATCTGAATCCAGTTGGTACAGGGCCGTTCCAGTTAGTGCAATACCAGAAAGATTCCCGCATTCTCTATAAAGCGTTCAAAGATTATTGGCAAGGGCCGGCGAAAATTGATCGTCTGGTCTTATCCATTACGCCTGATGCCTCTGTACGTTATGCAAAATTACAGAAAAATGAATGTCAGGTCATGCCATATCCGAATCCTGCTGATATTGCGAGCATGAAGCAGAACAAAGATATTGTTCTGAAAGAACAGGCAGGGCTGAACGTTGGTTATCTCTCTTACAACGTCTCCAAAAAACCAATGGACAACCTCAAAGTTCGCCAGGCGTTGACGATGGCGGTGAACAAAGATGCCATCATTGCGGCTGTGTATCAGGGAGCCGGTCAGAAAGCGAAAAACCTGATCCCTCCTACGATGTGGGGCTATAACAAAGATATTAAAGATTACTCCTATGATCCGGTGAAGGCTAAAGAACTGCTGAAAGAAGCTGGCTTCCCGAATGGTTTTGAAACCGATCTTTGGGCAATGCCAGTACAGCGTCCTTATAACCCGAATGCCCGCCGTATGGCAGAAATGATTCAGGCGGACTGGGCCAAAATTGGTGTAAAAGCCAAGATTGTCAGTTATGAATGGGGCGAATACCTGAAACGTGCCAAAGATGGTGAACCTCAAAACGTCATGATGGGATGGACGGGGGATAATGGGGATCCTGATAACTTCTTTGGAACCCTGTTTAGTTGCGCAGCCAAAGAACGAGGTTCCAATTATTCAAAATGGTGCGACCAGCAGTTTGAGGACATTATTCAGCCAGCACGGACAACGGCTGATGTTGCCAAACGCACAGAGCTTTATAAGCAGGCTCAGGTAGTAATGCATGAGCAAGTCCCTGCATTGATTATTGCCCACTCGACGGTTTACGAACCTATTCGTAAAGAAGTGAAGGGTTATGAGGTCGATCCGCTCGGCAGGCACCTCTTTTACAATGTAGATCTCGAATAA
- the dppB gene encoding dipeptide ABC transporter permease DppB gives MLQFILRRLGLVLPTFIGITLLTFAFVHMIPGDPVLIMAGERGVSAERHAELMAAMGLDKPLWEQYLHYVNGILHGDLGISLKSRIPVWDEFVPRFKATLELGICAMLFAISVGIPVGVLAAVKRGSVFDHTAVGLSLTGYSMPIFWWGIMLIMLVSVHWNLTPVSGRISDSVFLDDSYPLTGFMLIDTLLWGEDGDFIDAVMHMTLPAVVLGTIPLAVIVRMTRSSMLEILGEDYIRTARAKGLSRMRVIIVHALRNALLPVVTVIGLQVGIMLAGAILTETIFSWPGLGRWLIDALQRRDYPVVQGGVLLVATMIILVNFVVDLLYGIVNPRIRHKR, from the coding sequence ATGCTGCAATTTATCCTCCGGCGTCTGGGGCTGGTGCTCCCGACGTTTATTGGTATTACTCTGCTGACTTTCGCTTTTGTGCATATGATCCCCGGTGATCCGGTACTGATTATGGCGGGAGAAAGGGGTGTTTCTGCCGAGCGCCATGCTGAACTGATGGCAGCAATGGGGTTAGATAAACCCCTTTGGGAGCAATATCTTCATTATGTTAATGGCATACTGCATGGTGATTTAGGGATCTCCCTGAAAAGCCGTATCCCGGTGTGGGATGAATTTGTTCCCCGATTTAAAGCAACACTGGAATTAGGCATCTGTGCCATGTTATTTGCCATCTCTGTTGGTATTCCTGTCGGCGTGCTGGCAGCGGTCAAGCGTGGTTCTGTCTTTGATCATACCGCTGTGGGTTTGTCACTGACCGGCTATTCAATGCCTATTTTCTGGTGGGGCATCATGCTCATCATGCTGGTTTCCGTTCATTGGAACCTGACTCCGGTTTCCGGCCGAATAAGCGACAGCGTGTTTCTTGATGATAGCTATCCTCTGACCGGCTTTATGCTGATTGATACCCTGCTTTGGGGAGAAGATGGTGACTTCATTGATGCAGTGATGCACATGACCCTGCCTGCTGTTGTATTGGGTACGATCCCATTAGCCGTGATTGTGCGTATGACTCGTTCTTCCATGCTGGAAATATTGGGTGAAGACTATATCCGTACTGCACGGGCAAAAGGCCTGAGTCGTATGCGTGTCATTATTGTCCATGCGTTGCGCAACGCGTTGCTGCCTGTGGTCACAGTGATTGGCCTGCAAGTGGGTATTATGTTGGCGGGTGCTATTCTGACTGAAACCATTTTTTCATGGCCGGGGTTGGGGCGTTGGTTGATCGACGCTCTCCAGCGCCGTGATTATCCGGTGGTGCAAGGTGGCGTATTGCTGGTGGCGACAATGATCATTCTGGTCAATTTTGTGGTTGATCTGCTGTATGGCATTGTCAATCCACGTATTCGGCATAAGAGATAA